A part of Streptococcus porcinus genomic DNA contains:
- a CDS encoding PTS sugar transporter subunit IIA encodes MVSQLVREDLINLQVKANDKSQLLEILSDDLYQKGYVLDSFKEALIKREREFPTGLQLEEIAVAIPHTYAQHIRAPFIYINQLEAPVSFIQMGTDEEEVQVSYVIILGISKPQEQTGLLAELMEIFGNADFINQIQMVNSKKDLYNLFKTQTIIGGY; translated from the coding sequence ATTGTTTCACAATTAGTGCGTGAAGACTTGATCAATCTTCAGGTAAAAGCCAATGATAAATCTCAACTGCTAGAGATTCTTTCAGATGATCTTTATCAAAAAGGATATGTATTAGATAGTTTTAAAGAGGCTCTTATTAAACGAGAAAGAGAGTTTCCAACTGGCTTACAACTAGAAGAAATTGCAGTGGCGATTCCCCATACTTATGCTCAGCACATAAGAGCCCCATTTATATATATTAATCAGCTTGAGGCTCCGGTATCATTTATCCAAATGGGAACTGACGAAGAAGAAGTTCAAGTTTCTTATGTCATTATCCTTGGTATTTCGAAGCCTCAAGAACAGACGGGACTTTTAGCCGAATTGATGGAAATTTTTGGAAATGCTGATTTTATCAATCAGATACAGATGGTAAATTCAAAAAAAGACTTGTATAACTTATTTAAAACTCAAACGATTATAGGAGGTTATTGA
- a CDS encoding PTS sugar transporter subunit IIB: MKRIIVACGSGVATSQTVASKVGRLLKEAGVACEIEAVDMKSLDQFLKNADAYISIVKPKKDYGIPVFNGVAFLTGIGQKKELDNIIAFINQ; the protein is encoded by the coding sequence ATGAAACGTATAATTGTAGCTTGTGGTTCTGGTGTTGCAACCTCACAAACGGTAGCTTCAAAGGTCGGTCGGTTATTAAAAGAAGCAGGAGTAGCTTGTGAAATTGAGGCAGTAGATATGAAATCATTAGACCAGTTTCTTAAAAATGCAGATGCATATATCTCGATAGTTAAACCTAAGAAAGATTATGGCATACCTGTTTTCAATGGCGTTGCTTTCCTAACGGGTATAGGGCAAAAAAAAGAGTTAGATAATATTATTGCTTTTATTAATCAATAG
- a CDS encoding SepM family pheromone-processing serine protease: MKIIKKVKWWLISILAVVALLFALFFPLPYYIEMPGGAYDIRSVLQINNKKDKEKGSYNFVAVSLSRATFAQILYAWVTPFTEISSVENTTGGYSAADYMRINQYYMETSQNGAIYQALKLAGKPVSLDYLGVYVLDVNKDSTFRGVLNIADTVTGVNKKEFKSSADLIKYVSSLKRGEQVTVQYTTGNEKRSKSGKVIKLKNGKNGIGIGLTDHTKVHTDEKIEFSTEGVGGPSAGLMFTLDIYDQLNQENLRKGRRIAGTGTIDQDGKVGDIGGAGLKVVAAAKEGAEIFFVPNNPVDKRIKKVKPNAKTNYKEALDVAKKLKTKMKIVPVRNVKEAIAYLQKTE, from the coding sequence ATGAAGATAATTAAAAAAGTCAAATGGTGGTTAATTAGTATTCTGGCAGTAGTTGCCCTCTTATTTGCCCTCTTTTTCCCTTTACCTTATTATATTGAAATGCCTGGCGGTGCTTACGATATTCGTTCAGTACTCCAGATAAACAATAAGAAGGATAAGGAAAAAGGCTCTTACAATTTTGTAGCGGTTAGTTTGAGTCGAGCTACCTTTGCGCAAATCCTTTATGCTTGGGTAACGCCATTTACAGAGATTTCATCTGTAGAAAATACAACTGGTGGTTACAGTGCAGCAGATTATATGCGTATTAATCAATATTACATGGAGACCTCTCAAAATGGAGCTATCTACCAAGCTTTAAAATTAGCTGGAAAACCTGTTTCATTAGACTATTTAGGTGTTTATGTTTTGGATGTTAATAAAGATTCAACTTTTCGTGGTGTTTTAAATATTGCAGATACAGTTACAGGAGTCAATAAAAAGGAATTTAAAAGTTCAGCTGATCTCATTAAATACGTTTCAAGTTTGAAACGAGGTGAACAGGTAACGGTTCAATACACTACTGGTAATGAGAAAAGATCCAAAAGTGGTAAGGTCATTAAGCTAAAAAACGGTAAAAATGGTATTGGTATTGGTTTAACAGACCACACAAAAGTACATACAGACGAAAAAATTGAGTTTTCAACAGAAGGTGTAGGTGGGCCAAGTGCTGGACTTATGTTTACACTGGATATTTATGATCAACTGAATCAAGAAAATCTGCGTAAAGGTCGTCGTATTGCAGGTACTGGAACAATTGATCAAGATGGTAAAGTTGGTGATATTGGTGGTGCAGGTTTAAAAGTCGTGGCTGCAGCCAAGGAAGGTGCAGAGATTTTCTTCGTGCCTAATAACCCAGTTGATAAGCGTATCAAAAAAGTGAAGCCAAATGCAAAGACCAATTACAAAGAGGCCTTAGATGTAGCAAAAAAATTAAAAACCAAGATGAAAATCGTCCCAGTTAGAAATGTTAAAGAAGCTATTGCTTATTTGCAAAAGACTGAATAA
- a CDS encoding LacI family DNA-binding transcriptional regulator, which translates to MPTIKEVAEEAGVSKSTVSRYISKNGYVSDAAREKIKEAITKLHYSPNVIAQSLKTNRNQLVGLLLPDISNPFFPRLARGAEVYLKEKGYRVMLGNISDSKTLEEEYLNVLLQNRAAGIITTHDFTKDHPEIDIPVVVVDRVDKDSRYGVFSDSQAGGYLAAEVIWKAGTNKVLLIRGPLDLADNINERFKASLTFLTSKKVDVHICDSKSFDFDDIQSEAKHYLDQFVGIDSIIAPSDIHAIAYIHELHSRGRRIPDEVQVIGYDDILMSQFIYPSLSTIHQASYRMGYNAAELVYKIANHLPIEEERIKLPVHYVERETVRRKYE; encoded by the coding sequence ATGCCAACCATTAAAGAAGTTGCTGAAGAAGCTGGTGTTTCAAAATCAACAGTATCGCGCTATATTTCGAAAAATGGGTATGTTTCAGATGCTGCTAGAGAAAAAATAAAAGAAGCAATTACCAAATTGCATTATAGCCCTAACGTCATTGCTCAATCCTTAAAAACCAACAGGAATCAATTAGTTGGTTTGCTATTACCAGATATTTCAAATCCTTTTTTTCCACGTTTAGCACGAGGGGCAGAAGTTTATTTAAAAGAAAAAGGTTACCGTGTGATGTTAGGTAATATTTCGGACAGTAAAACATTAGAAGAGGAATACCTGAATGTTTTATTACAAAATAGAGCAGCTGGCATTATTACCACACATGATTTCACAAAGGATCATCCTGAAATTGATATTCCTGTTGTAGTAGTGGACCGTGTCGATAAAGATAGTCGCTATGGCGTTTTTTCAGATAGCCAGGCTGGGGGTTACCTAGCAGCTGAAGTTATTTGGAAGGCTGGTACTAATAAAGTTTTACTAATAAGAGGACCATTGGATTTAGCTGACAATATAAATGAACGTTTCAAAGCTAGTTTAACTTTCTTGACTAGTAAGAAAGTTGACGTTCATATTTGTGATAGTAAAAGCTTTGACTTTGATGATATTCAATCAGAAGCAAAACATTATTTAGATCAGTTTGTAGGAATTGATAGTATTATCGCACCATCTGATATCCATGCTATTGCATATATTCACGAATTACATTCACGTGGTAGACGCATTCCTGATGAAGTGCAAGTTATAGGATATGATGATATTTTAATGAGTCAGTTTATTTATCCCTCATTATCAACTATTCATCAAGCTTCTTATCGGATGGGTTACAATGCTGCAGAGCTAGTTTATAAAATTGCCAATCATTTGCCCATAGAAGAAGAACGCATTAAATTACCGGTTCATTATGTTGAACGAGAAACAGTTAGGAGGAAATATGAGTAA
- a CDS encoding PTS galactitol transporter subunit IIC — MDILKTVIQYILDLGAAVFVPFLMLIVGLLMKMKFRDAFTSALTLGIAFTGMGILVNFIMTSMGAAANDLTKHTGLSLPAVDIGWPGAASISWAWPYAFLMFPLQLGINFLMLMTNQTKTLNVDLWNVWNKIFTAVIVTYFTNNVFFGFLAATIIIILELKLGDAFAPEVERLTGIPGVTVPHFITLIAVLLHPIDELLKKIPLLNKQFDADTLKEKIGVFGENSVMGAIIGLALGIASGNGLQYALTLAVQAATALTLFPMVSKLFSQALSPISEAVSEFMRDKFQDREVYIGLDWPILGGRNELWVAVILTIPFLLIGSITLPHNIVLPFAGIINLSFVVGALLLTNGNVLRMIIHGLISTPLFLYGATYFTPYMTRLARETGTLGKATHGMVSWSSFEGPDIRYLLATMFRGNLISIVLFGLWIALYIWLLKDRKTYNDSIEV; from the coding sequence ATGGATATCTTGAAAACTGTTATTCAGTATATTTTAGATTTAGGTGCGGCCGTATTTGTACCATTTCTGATGCTAATTGTTGGTCTCCTAATGAAGATGAAGTTTAGAGATGCATTCACTTCTGCCTTAACCTTAGGGATTGCTTTTACAGGAATGGGAATACTTGTCAATTTTATTATGACAAGCATGGGCGCGGCTGCCAATGATCTCACTAAACATACTGGTCTGTCATTACCAGCAGTAGATATTGGTTGGCCGGGGGCGGCTTCAATTTCTTGGGCATGGCCTTATGCTTTCTTAATGTTTCCGCTACAATTGGGGATCAATTTTCTAATGTTAATGACTAATCAGACGAAAACTTTAAACGTTGATTTATGGAACGTTTGGAATAAGATATTTACAGCTGTTATTGTTACTTACTTTACAAATAATGTTTTCTTCGGTTTTTTAGCTGCTACTATTATTATCATCTTAGAACTCAAATTAGGAGATGCTTTTGCGCCAGAAGTGGAGCGTTTAACAGGCATTCCGGGTGTGACAGTTCCTCATTTTATTACCTTAATAGCGGTGCTGCTACACCCTATTGATGAACTATTGAAGAAAATTCCACTTCTTAACAAGCAGTTTGATGCGGATACGCTAAAGGAAAAAATAGGGGTATTTGGAGAAAATTCCGTTATGGGTGCAATTATCGGTCTTGCCTTAGGGATTGCATCAGGAAATGGCTTGCAATATGCTTTAACATTGGCAGTTCAAGCAGCGACAGCCTTGACCCTTTTCCCGATGGTATCAAAACTTTTTTCACAGGCTCTGTCTCCTATCTCTGAAGCAGTTTCTGAATTTATGCGTGACAAGTTCCAAGATCGAGAAGTCTATATTGGCTTAGATTGGCCAATTCTAGGCGGACGGAATGAACTTTGGGTTGCAGTTATTCTGACTATCCCATTTCTATTGATTGGTTCTATCACTTTGCCACACAATATTGTTTTACCATTTGCCGGTATTATTAATCTTTCATTTGTGGTGGGAGCATTATTGTTAACAAATGGAAATGTATTACGGATGATTATCCATGGGTTGATTTCGACACCACTCTTTTTATACGGTGCGACTTATTTTACACCTTATATGACTCGCTTAGCTAGAGAAACAGGGACACTTGGGAAGGCCACTCATGGAATGGTCTCTTGGTCATCTTTTGAGGGACCAGATATACGTTATCTCTTAGCAACTATGTTCAGAGGAAACCTTATTTCAATAGTACTTTTTGGCCTATGGATTGCTTTATATATCTGGCTTTTGAAGGATCGTAAAACTTATAACGATAGTATAGAGGTTTAA
- a CDS encoding BglG family transcription antiterminator, translating to MNIRQISLLRDLIAQDQFVTAAYYAQMFNVSTKTIYKDINCLNHVLVQHQTVIERRPHFGIKLDISKNEGQRLLRSLQESRSQNQKAFRDSVDFRELELIKELGFGDCQIDILDFALDHFISEASAKRDLEKLLPLASHYGVSFQKKQGRISLEGKESEIRKFLRHTIVERVKKKDEELSFQNLVKVFNHYDVFLIEEQLTLFARRYHFEVSDIYKWYFILDACIANQRFRKGKLINRININDFTSVQDYEMYLLATEFLSAIFGLSHDILPQNEILAMMTSLIATGYIRDGHYLNETFDQVVSNLVGEVSRLINLDLSEDKHLKSMLLVHIQPMIYRLKNKVLISNQMTEVIKAQYSVLYHLVWLASKDISKRFNVHLNDAEISFLTIHFEVAIERKLKPLKIFVICPHHLATSELIMVQLRKIISPLDILQAIEISDLKKLKLSETDLVISSVDISDLKIPFIFVSSVITPQQLQLIQTQYANFSQGNSQMISYLQNNDMIIQSMIRHLLDDAVYLRKSFKSKTECIDYMVSFSERDNKENPNFKKSIIEREILGNTSVYTGIALPHANPEEVKKSQLVILTLDKPIKWGTNYIKVVMLIAIESSEVTLYRDALISIYAKIDSKAYIDALWNAESQSSLVKALFKDVTY from the coding sequence ATGAATATCAGACAAATTAGCTTATTACGAGATTTGATTGCGCAAGATCAATTTGTGACAGCAGCTTACTATGCTCAAATGTTTAACGTTTCGACTAAGACAATTTATAAGGATATTAATTGCCTTAATCACGTATTAGTTCAACATCAGACTGTCATTGAAAGGAGACCGCATTTCGGTATTAAATTAGATATCAGTAAAAATGAAGGGCAGAGACTTCTAAGAAGCCTTCAGGAGTCTCGTTCACAGAACCAGAAAGCTTTTAGAGACAGTGTTGATTTTCGGGAACTTGAACTTATTAAGGAGTTAGGTTTTGGCGATTGTCAGATTGATATTTTGGATTTCGCATTGGACCACTTTATTAGCGAAGCATCTGCTAAGCGGGACCTTGAGAAATTATTACCTTTGGCAAGTCACTATGGTGTTAGTTTTCAAAAGAAGCAGGGTAGGATAAGTTTAGAGGGTAAGGAGTCTGAGATTAGAAAGTTTTTACGACATACCATTGTTGAACGTGTGAAGAAGAAAGATGAAGAGTTATCTTTTCAGAATTTAGTTAAAGTTTTTAACCATTATGATGTGTTCTTAATTGAAGAACAGTTAACTCTCTTTGCGAGGCGATATCATTTTGAAGTTAGTGATATTTATAAATGGTATTTTATATTGGATGCTTGTATAGCTAATCAACGATTTCGTAAAGGTAAGTTAATCAACCGAATTAATATAAATGATTTTACCTCTGTTCAAGATTATGAAATGTATTTGTTAGCTACAGAATTTTTATCAGCTATTTTTGGCTTATCACATGACATTCTCCCACAAAATGAAATATTGGCTATGATGACTAGCTTAATTGCTACCGGATATATTCGTGATGGTCATTACCTGAATGAAACTTTTGATCAGGTGGTTTCCAACCTTGTAGGAGAAGTCAGCAGGCTTATCAATCTTGATTTAAGTGAAGATAAGCATCTCAAAAGCATGTTATTAGTGCATATCCAACCTATGATTTATCGTTTAAAAAATAAGGTTCTTATTTCCAATCAAATGACTGAGGTTATCAAAGCTCAGTACAGTGTCTTATACCATTTAGTCTGGTTAGCTTCCAAGGACATTTCAAAACGGTTTAATGTTCATTTAAATGATGCTGAAATTTCGTTTCTAACCATTCATTTTGAGGTAGCCATTGAAAGAAAATTAAAGCCTTTAAAAATATTTGTTATTTGTCCCCATCATTTAGCAACTTCAGAATTAATTATGGTTCAACTACGTAAAATTATTTCACCCTTAGATATATTACAAGCTATTGAAATTAGTGATTTGAAAAAGCTAAAGTTGTCAGAAACAGACTTGGTCATCAGTTCAGTTGATATTTCAGATTTAAAGATTCCTTTTATTTTTGTTAGTAGTGTGATAACACCACAACAACTTCAGTTGATTCAAACTCAATATGCAAATTTCTCCCAAGGAAATTCACAGATGATATCTTATCTCCAAAATAATGACATGATTATTCAATCTATGATTCGTCATTTATTGGACGATGCTGTTTATCTCAGAAAATCTTTTAAATCAAAGACAGAATGTATTGATTATATGGTGTCATTTTCAGAACGTGACAATAAAGAAAATCCTAATTTTAAGAAATCAATAATAGAGCGTGAAATTCTTGGTAATACCAGTGTTTATACAGGTATAGCTTTACCACATGCAAATCCAGAAGAGGTTAAAAAGTCTCAATTAGTCATTTTAACATTAGATAAACCCATAAAATGGGGAACAAATTATATCAAAGTTGTGATGTTAATTGCTATTGAAAGTTCAGAAGTAACCCTGTATCGTGATGCCTTAATCAGTATCTATGCCAAAATTGATAGTAAAGCCTATATTGATGCTCTTTGGAACGCTGAGAGTCAGTCAAGTCTCGTTAAGGCTTTATTTAAGGACGTTACTTATTAA
- the coaD gene encoding pantetheine-phosphate adenylyltransferase: MSDKIGLYSGSFDPVTNGHMDIIERASHLFDHLYVGVFFNPNKEGFFSLDMRVRMLEEALTHLDNVSVVSAQDSLAVALAKQLDVTHLVRGLRNPTDFEYESNLEYFNHRLEPSIDTVYFISRNIMSPISSSRVKELVHFKSSIEGLVPQPVIDQLERMNEDN, from the coding sequence ATGTCAGATAAAATTGGGCTTTATTCAGGTTCATTTGATCCAGTGACCAATGGTCATATGGATATTATAGAACGTGCTAGTCATCTTTTTGATCATTTATATGTGGGTGTCTTTTTTAATCCAAATAAAGAAGGTTTCTTTTCATTAGATATGCGGGTTCGTATGTTAGAAGAAGCCTTGACTCATTTAGACAATGTTTCTGTAGTGTCAGCACAAGATAGTTTAGCAGTTGCCTTAGCAAAGCAACTAGATGTAACACATTTGGTTCGTGGTTTGCGAAATCCAACCGATTTTGAGTATGAATCTAATTTGGAGTACTTTAATCACCGTCTAGAACCAAGTATTGATACTGTTTATTTTATTTCACGGAATATCATGAGTCCTATCAGTTCAAGTCGTGTCAAAGAGTTAGTTCACTTTAAATCCTCGATTGAAGGCTTAGTCCCTCAACCTGTTATTGATCAATTGGAGCGTATGAATGAAGATAATTAA
- the rsmD gene encoding 16S rRNA (guanine(966)-N(2))-methyltransferase RsmD, translating into MRIVSGEFGGRPLKTLPGKTTRPTSDKVRGAVFNMIGPYFEGGRVLDLFAGSGGLAIEAVSRGMSQAILVERDRGAQAIIQENIKMTKSESQFQLLKMDAQQALLQLDHAFDLIFLDPPYAKEEIVATIELLDQKALLGPEVMVVCETDKSVQLPEEIGSVGIWKEKIYGISKVTVYVR; encoded by the coding sequence ATGAGAATTGTATCTGGTGAATTTGGTGGACGGCCACTTAAGACCCTCCCTGGAAAAACAACAAGGCCCACTTCGGACAAAGTTCGAGGTGCTGTGTTTAATATGATTGGTCCTTATTTTGAGGGGGGACGCGTTTTAGATTTATTTGCTGGCTCAGGAGGGCTGGCTATTGAAGCAGTTTCTCGGGGGATGTCTCAAGCTATACTAGTTGAAAGAGATCGTGGAGCACAAGCTATTATTCAAGAAAACATCAAAATGACGAAGTCGGAAAGTCAATTCCAGCTTTTGAAGATGGATGCTCAACAAGCACTTTTGCAATTAGATCATGCCTTTGACCTGATTTTTTTAGATCCTCCTTATGCTAAGGAGGAAATTGTGGCTACGATAGAGCTTTTAGACCAAAAAGCTTTACTGGGCCCCGAGGTCATGGTTGTTTGTGAGACTGACAAGTCTGTTCAACTGCCTGAGGAAATAGGATCAGTCGGAATTTGGAAAGAAAAAATTTATGGAATTAGTAAGGTAACCGTTTATGTCAGATAA
- the rhaD gene encoding rhamnulose-1-phosphate aldolase yields MKYPDYIDGLITLTYDMWKKGWDEYNGGNVSYRLKESEVANLSEDLALTDYVTYHDEVEVEVMDIPQNMQDQYLLISASWSHFRHLKNQPANDSGIIRLTKKGYIKIAGFNDGKRPTSEIFMHILAHSARLEQDDKQRVVVHNHATNLVLYSLLNDVNSRSLTLDLWSVLTESIIVFPDGIAVLPWEVPGTKQIGIDTARELARQRLVVWAKHGVLSTGRDYQDCFGLIETADKAAKLALNLQKISQKPLSECNILSFNNLKDICQALEIKATYLDD; encoded by the coding sequence ATGAAGTATCCAGATTATATTGATGGTTTAATCACTTTAACTTATGACATGTGGAAAAAAGGTTGGGATGAGTATAATGGAGGAAATGTCAGTTATCGTTTAAAAGAATCAGAAGTAGCTAATTTGAGCGAAGATTTAGCACTTACAGATTATGTCACTTACCATGATGAGGTGGAAGTTGAGGTCATGGATATTCCCCAGAATATGCAAGATCAATACTTGCTGATCTCCGCCTCTTGGAGTCATTTCCGTCATCTCAAAAATCAGCCAGCAAATGATTCTGGAATTATCCGATTAACAAAAAAAGGTTATATCAAAATTGCAGGTTTTAACGATGGAAAACGTCCAACAAGTGAAATTTTTATGCATATTCTCGCTCACTCCGCTCGCTTGGAGCAAGATGACAAGCAAAGAGTTGTCGTCCATAATCATGCAACTAATCTAGTGCTTTATTCACTATTAAATGACGTTAACAGTCGCAGTCTAACATTGGATTTATGGTCTGTGTTAACAGAATCAATTATTGTTTTTCCAGATGGCATCGCCGTATTACCGTGGGAAGTGCCAGGGACAAAACAAATTGGCATAGACACAGCAAGAGAATTAGCAAGACAACGCCTTGTTGTGTGGGCTAAGCATGGTGTCCTATCAACAGGAAGAGATTATCAAGATTGTTTTGGTTTAATTGAAACAGCTGACAAAGCAGCTAAGTTAGCTCTCAATTTACAAAAAATTAGCCAAAAGCCACTATCAGAATGCAATATCTTAAGCTTTAACAATTTAAAAGACATTTGCCAAGCTCTTGAAATAAAGGCTACTTATTTAGATGATTAA
- the asnA gene encoding aspartate--ammonia ligase, with translation MKKSFIHQQEEISFVKNTFTQYLIAKLDVVEVQGPILSRVGDGMQDNLSGIENPVSVNVLNIPEAQFEVVHSLAKWKRHTLARFGFNEGEGLVVNMKALRPDEDSLDATHSVYVDQWDWEKVIPDGKRNLAYLKETVETIYKVIRLTELAVEARYDIEAVLPKKITFIHTEELVKKYPNLTPKERENAITKEFGAVFLIGIGGVLPDGKPHDGRAPDYDDWTTESENGYRGLNGDILVWNDQLQSAFELSSMGIRVDQDALKRQVAITGDMDRLAFDWHKALLNGLFPLSIGGGIGQSRMAMFLLRKKHIGEVQTSVWPKKVRETYENIL, from the coding sequence ATGAAAAAAAGCTTTATTCATCAACAAGAGGAAATTTCCTTTGTTAAAAATACTTTCACGCAATACTTAATTGCTAAGCTTGATGTTGTTGAAGTGCAAGGGCCTATCTTAAGTCGGGTCGGGGATGGTATGCAAGATAATCTCAGTGGTATTGAAAATCCTGTATCTGTCAATGTACTTAATATTCCAGAAGCTCAATTTGAAGTTGTCCATTCTTTAGCCAAATGGAAGCGTCATACTTTAGCGCGATTTGGATTCAACGAAGGAGAAGGTCTTGTTGTTAATATGAAAGCCCTCCGACCTGATGAGGATTCTTTAGATGCCACTCACTCTGTCTATGTTGACCAATGGGATTGGGAAAAAGTTATTCCTGATGGGAAACGCAATCTGGCCTATTTAAAAGAGACAGTGGAGACAATTTATAAGGTGATTCGCTTAACGGAATTGGCTGTTGAAGCACGCTATGACATTGAGGCAGTTTTGCCTAAAAAAATAACATTTATTCACACTGAGGAGTTGGTTAAAAAGTACCCTAACCTCACGCCAAAGGAGCGTGAAAATGCTATTACTAAAGAGTTTGGTGCTGTTTTTTTAATCGGTATAGGTGGTGTTTTGCCTGACGGTAAACCTCATGATGGCCGTGCTCCAGACTATGATGATTGGACTACTGAATCCGAAAATGGCTATCGGGGATTAAATGGAGATATTCTAGTTTGGAATGATCAGCTACAATCTGCGTTTGAACTGTCTTCCATGGGGATTCGTGTTGATCAGGATGCTTTAAAACGACAGGTAGCTATTACTGGCGATATGGATCGGCTAGCATTTGATTGGCATAAAGCTTTATTAAATGGACTCTTTCCCTTATCAATTGGCGGTGGAATTGGTCAATCACGGATGGCTATGTTTCTTTTACGGAAGAAGCACATTGGTGAAGTACAAACATCTGTATGGCCAAAAAAAGTACGTGAAACTTACGAGAATATTCTATAA